From a region of the Rhinolophus sinicus isolate RSC01 linkage group LG04, ASM3656204v1, whole genome shotgun sequence genome:
- the DAB2IP gene encoding disabled homolog 2-interacting protein isoform X6 translates to MSLCGLGLLGDNLGKILGRARGSALWRPHHPQKPDFAPGRPLTRAGSSQRLGLPSPRSHLMPRLKESRSHESLLSPSNAVDALDLSMEDDVVIKPVHSSLLGQDYCFEVTTSSGSKCFSCRSAAERDKWMENLRRAVHPNKDNSRRVEHVLKLWVIEAKDLPAKKKYLCELCLDDVLYARTTGKLKTDNVFWGEHFEFHNLPPLRTVTVHLYRETDKKKKKERNSYLGLVSLPATSVAGRQFVEKWYPVVTPNPKGGKGPGPMIRIKARYQTITILPMEMYKEFAEHITNHYLGLCAALEPILSAKTKEEMASALVHILQSTGKVKDFLTDLMMSEVDRCGDNEHLIFRENTLATKAIEEYLKLVGQKYLQDALGEFIKALYESDENCEVDPSKCTAADLPEHQSNLKMCCELAFCKIINSYCVFPRELKEVFASWRQECSSRGRPDISERLISASLFLRFLCPAIMSPSLFHLLQEYPDDRTARTLTLIAKVTQNLANFAKFGSKEEYMSFMNQFLEHEWTNMQRFLLEISNPETISNTAGFEGYIDLGRELSSLHSLLWEAVSQLEQSIVSKLGPLPRILRDVHTALSTPGSGQLAGTNDLASTPGSGSSSISAGLQKMVIENDLSGLIDFTRLPSPTPENKDLFFVTRSSGVQPSPARSSSYSEANEPDLQMANGGKSLSMVDLQDARTLDGEAGSPAGPDALAADGQAPATQLVAGWPARAAPVNLAGLATVRRAGQTPTTPGTSEGAPGRPQLLAPLSFQNPVYQMAAGLPLSPRGLGDSGSEGHSSLSSHSNSEELAAAAKLGSFSSAAEELGRRPGELARRQMSLTEKGGQPTVPRQNSAGPQRRIDQPPPPPPPPPPAPRGRTPPTLLSTLQYPRPSSGTLASASPDWAGPGARLRQQSSSSKGDSPELKPRAVHKQGPSPVSPNALDRTAAWLLTMNAQLEDEGLGPDPPHRDRLRSKEELSQAEKDLAVLQDKLRISNKKLEEYETLFKCQEETTQKLVLEYQARLEEGEERLRRQQEDKDIQMKGIISRLMSVEEELKKDHAEMQAAVDSKQKIIDAQEKRIASLDAANARLMSALTQLKERYSMQTRNGISPTNPTKLQITENGEFRNSSNC, encoded by the exons GTCCCATCTGATGCCGAGGCTGAAAGAGTCTCGCTCCCACGAGTCCCTGCTCAGCCCCAGCAACGCAGTGGACGCGCTGGACCTCAGCATGGAGGACGACGTGGTCATCAAGCCTGTTCACAGCAGCCTCCTGGGCCAGGACTACTGCTTCGAG GTGACAACGTCGTCAGGAAGCAAGTGCTTCTCCTGCCGGTCAGCAGCCGAGCGGGATAAGTGGATGGAGAACCTGCGGCGAGCGGTACACCCCAACAAG GACAACAGCCGGCGTGTGGAGCACGTCCTGAAGCTGTGGGTGATCGAAGCCAAGGACCTGCCGGCCAAGAAGAAGTACCTGTGCGAGCTGTGCCTGGACGACGTGCTCTACGCCCGCACCACGGGCAAGCTCAAGACGGACAATGTCTTCTGGGGCGAGCACTTTGAGTTCCACAACCTGCCGCCCCTGCGCACCGTCACCGTCCACCTGTACCGGGAGACcgacaagaagaagaagaaggaacgCAACAGTTACCTGGGCCTGGTGAGCCTGCCCGCCACCTCGGTGGCCGGGCGGCAGTTCGTGGAAAAGTGGTACCCGGTGGTGACGCCCAACCCCAAGGGCGGCAAGGGCCCCGGGCCCATGATCCGCATCAAGGCGCGTTACCAGACCATCACCATCCTGCCCATGGAGATGTACAAGGAGTTTGCCGAGCACATCACCAACCACTACCTGGGGCTCTGTGCGGCCCTCGAGCCCATCCTCAGTGCCAAGACCAAGGAGGAGATGGCGTCGGCCCTGGTGCACATCCTGCAGAGCACGGGCAAGGTGAAG GACTTCCTGACGGACCTGATGATGTCGGAGGTGGACCGCTGTGGGGACAACGAGCACCTCATCTTCCGGGAGAACACGCTGGCCACCAAGGCCATCGAGGAGTACCTCAAGCTGGTGGGCCAGAAGTACCTGCAGGACGCGCTAG GCGAGTTCATCAAAGCCCTATACGAGTCCGATGAGAACTGCGAAGTGGACCCGAGCAAGTGCACGGCCGCTGACCTCCCCGAGCACCAGAGCAACCTCAAGATGTGCTGCGAGCTGGCCTTCTGCAAGATCATCAACTCCTACTG CGTCTTCCCACGGGAGCTGAAGGAAGTGTTTGCCTCGTGGCGCCAGGAGTGCAGCAGCCGCGGCCGGCCGGACATCAGCGAGCGGCTCATCAGTGCCTCCCTGTTTCTGCGCTTCCTGTGCCCAGCCATCATGTCGCCCTCACTCTTCCATCTGCTGCAGGAGTACCCCGATGACCGCACAGCCCGCACCCTCACCCTCATCGCCAAGGTTACCCAGAACCTGGCCAACTTTGCCAA ATTTGGCAGCAAGGAAGAGTACATGTCTTTCATGAACCAGTTCCTGGAGCACGAGTGGACCAACATGCAACGGTTCCTCCTGGAGATTTCCAACCCTGAGACCATCTCCAACACAGCCGGCTTCGAAGGCTACATCGACCTGGGCCGTGAGCTCTCCAGCCTGCACTCGCTGCTCTGGGAGGCTGTCAGCCAGCTCGAACAG AGCATCGTATCCAAACTGGGCCCCCTGCCTCGGATCCTAAGGGACGTCCATACAGCACTAAGCACCCCAGGCAGTGGGCAGCTCGCAGGGACCAACGACCTGGCCTCCACGCCTGGCTctggcagcagcagcatctcGGCCGGGCTGCAGAAGATGGTGATTGAGAATGATCTCTCTGG TCTGATAGATTTCACCCGGTTACCGTCTCCAACCCCCGAAAACAAGGACTTGTTTTTTGTCACAAGGTCCTCCGGGGTCCAGCCCTCACCTGCCCGCAGCTCAAGTTACTCGGAAGCCAACGAACCTGATCTTCAGATGGCCAACGGTGGCAAGAGCCTGTCCATGGTGGACCTCCAAGACGCTCGCACGCTGGACGGGGAGGCGGGTTCCCCGGCGGGGCCCGACGCCCTCGCTGCCGACGGGCAGGCCCCTGCAACTCAGCTGGTGGCTGGGTGGCCAGCCCGGGCAGCCCCAGTGAACCTGGCAGGGCTGGCCACAGTGCGGCGGGCAGGCCAGACGCCAACCACACCGGGCACCTCTGAGGGcgcaccaggccggccccagttGTTGGCACCACTCTCCTTCCAGAACCCTGTGTACCAGATGGCGGCCGGCCTGCCTCTGTCGCCCCGCGGCCTTGGCGACTCGGGCTCTGAGGGCCACAGCTCCCTGAGCTCCCACAGCAACAGCGAGGAGTTGGCAGCTGCTGCCAAGCTGGGAAGTTTCAGCAGTGCCGCCGAGGAGCTCGGGCGACGGCCGGGGGAGCTGGCGCGGAGGCAGATGTCACTGACTGAAAAGGGCGGGCAGCCCACGGTGCCACGGCAGAACAGTGCCGGCCCCCAGCGGAGGATCGACCAGccgccgcccccacccccgcccccgcccccggccccccGTGGCCGGACGCCGCCCACCCTGCTGAGCACCTTGCAGTACCCGCGGCCCTCGAGCGGAACCCTGGCGTCGGCCTCCCCTGACTGGGCTGGCCCCGGAGCCCGGCTCCGGCAGCAGTCGTCCTCCTCCAAGGGCGACAGCCCCGAGCTGAAGCCTCGCGCAGTGCATAAACAG GGCCCTTCACCCGTGAGCCCCAATGCCCTGGACCGCACGGCCGCTTGGCTCTTGACCATGAACGCGCAGTTAGAAGACGAGGGCCTGGGCCCAGACCCCCCCCACAGGGATAGGCTAAGGAGTAAGGAGGAGCTCAGCCAAGCAGAAAAG GACCTGGCAGTGCTGCAGGACAAGTTGCGAATCTCCAACAAAAAGCTGGAGGAGTACGAGACCCTGTTCAAGTGCCAGGAGGAGACGACGCAGAAACTGGTGCTGGAGTACCAGGCGCGGCTGGAAGAGGGTGAGGAGCGGCTGCGACGGCAGCAGGAGGACAAGGACATCCAGATGAAGGGCATCATCAGCAG GTTGATGTCTGTGGAGGAGGAGCTGAAGAAGGACCACGCAGAGATGCAAGCAGCTGTAGACTCCAAACAGAAGATCATTGATGCCCAG GAGAAGCGCATTGCCTCCCTGGACGCCGCCAACGCCCGCCTCATGAGCGCCCTGACTCAGCTCAAAGAGAGGTACAGCATGCAGACCCGTAACGGCATCTCCCCCACCAACCCCACCAAATTGCAGATTACTGAGAACGGCGAGTTCAGAAACAGCAGCAATTGTTAA
- the DAB2IP gene encoding disabled homolog 2-interacting protein isoform X7, translated as MEPSAATPFRVTGFLSRRLKGSIKRTKSQPKLDRNHSFRHILPGFRSATAAATASSAADNERSHLMPRLKESRSHESLLSPSNAVDALDLSMEDDVVIKPVHSSLLGQDYCFEVTTSSGSKCFSCRSAAERDKWMENLRRAVHPNKDNSRRVEHVLKLWVIEAKDLPAKKKYLCELCLDDVLYARTTGKLKTDNVFWGEHFEFHNLPPLRTVTVHLYRETDKKKKKERNSYLGLVSLPATSVAGRQFVEKWYPVVTPNPKGGKGPGPMIRIKARYQTITILPMEMYKEFAEHITNHYLGLCAALEPILSAKTKEEMASALVHILQSTGKVKDFLTDLMMSEVDRCGDNEHLIFRENTLATKAIEEYLKLVGQKYLQDALGEFIKALYESDENCEVDPSKCTAADLPEHQSNLKMCCELAFCKIINSYCVFPRELKEVFASWRQECSSRGRPDISERLISASLFLRFLCPAIMSPSLFHLLQEYPDDRTARTLTLIAKVTQNLANFAKFGSKEEYMSFMNQFLEHEWTNMQRFLLEISNPETISNTAGFEGYIDLGRELSSLHSLLWEAVSQLEQSIVSKLGPLPRILRDVHTALSTPGSGQLAGTNDLASTPGSGSSSISAGLQKMVIENDLSGLIDFTRLPSPTPENKDLFFVTRSSGVQPSPARSSSYSEANEPDLQMANGGKSLSMVDLQDARTLDGEAGSPAGPDALAADGQAPATQLVAGWPARAAPVNLAGLATVRRAGQTPTTPGTSEGAPGRPQLLAPLSFQNPVYQMAAGLPLSPRGLGDSGSEGHSSLSSHSNSEELAAAAKLGSFSSAAEELGRRPGELARRQMSLTEKGGQPTVPRQNSAGPQRRIDQPPPPPPPPPPAPRGRTPPTLLSTLQYPRPSSGTLASASPDWAGPGARLRQQSSSSKGDSPELKPRAVHKQGPSPVSPNALDRTAAWLLTMNAQLEDEGLGPDPPHRDRLRSKEELSQAEKDLAVLQDKLRISNKKLEEYETLFKCQEETTQKLVLEYQARLEEGEERLRRQQEDKDIQMKGIISRLMSVEEELKKDHAEMQAAVDSKQKIIDAQEKRIASLDAANARLMSALTQLKERYSMQTRNGISPTNPTKLQITENGEFRNSSNC; from the exons GTCCCATCTGATGCCGAGGCTGAAAGAGTCTCGCTCCCACGAGTCCCTGCTCAGCCCCAGCAACGCAGTGGACGCGCTGGACCTCAGCATGGAGGACGACGTGGTCATCAAGCCTGTTCACAGCAGCCTCCTGGGCCAGGACTACTGCTTCGAG GTGACAACGTCGTCAGGAAGCAAGTGCTTCTCCTGCCGGTCAGCAGCCGAGCGGGATAAGTGGATGGAGAACCTGCGGCGAGCGGTACACCCCAACAAG GACAACAGCCGGCGTGTGGAGCACGTCCTGAAGCTGTGGGTGATCGAAGCCAAGGACCTGCCGGCCAAGAAGAAGTACCTGTGCGAGCTGTGCCTGGACGACGTGCTCTACGCCCGCACCACGGGCAAGCTCAAGACGGACAATGTCTTCTGGGGCGAGCACTTTGAGTTCCACAACCTGCCGCCCCTGCGCACCGTCACCGTCCACCTGTACCGGGAGACcgacaagaagaagaagaaggaacgCAACAGTTACCTGGGCCTGGTGAGCCTGCCCGCCACCTCGGTGGCCGGGCGGCAGTTCGTGGAAAAGTGGTACCCGGTGGTGACGCCCAACCCCAAGGGCGGCAAGGGCCCCGGGCCCATGATCCGCATCAAGGCGCGTTACCAGACCATCACCATCCTGCCCATGGAGATGTACAAGGAGTTTGCCGAGCACATCACCAACCACTACCTGGGGCTCTGTGCGGCCCTCGAGCCCATCCTCAGTGCCAAGACCAAGGAGGAGATGGCGTCGGCCCTGGTGCACATCCTGCAGAGCACGGGCAAGGTGAAG GACTTCCTGACGGACCTGATGATGTCGGAGGTGGACCGCTGTGGGGACAACGAGCACCTCATCTTCCGGGAGAACACGCTGGCCACCAAGGCCATCGAGGAGTACCTCAAGCTGGTGGGCCAGAAGTACCTGCAGGACGCGCTAG GCGAGTTCATCAAAGCCCTATACGAGTCCGATGAGAACTGCGAAGTGGACCCGAGCAAGTGCACGGCCGCTGACCTCCCCGAGCACCAGAGCAACCTCAAGATGTGCTGCGAGCTGGCCTTCTGCAAGATCATCAACTCCTACTG CGTCTTCCCACGGGAGCTGAAGGAAGTGTTTGCCTCGTGGCGCCAGGAGTGCAGCAGCCGCGGCCGGCCGGACATCAGCGAGCGGCTCATCAGTGCCTCCCTGTTTCTGCGCTTCCTGTGCCCAGCCATCATGTCGCCCTCACTCTTCCATCTGCTGCAGGAGTACCCCGATGACCGCACAGCCCGCACCCTCACCCTCATCGCCAAGGTTACCCAGAACCTGGCCAACTTTGCCAA ATTTGGCAGCAAGGAAGAGTACATGTCTTTCATGAACCAGTTCCTGGAGCACGAGTGGACCAACATGCAACGGTTCCTCCTGGAGATTTCCAACCCTGAGACCATCTCCAACACAGCCGGCTTCGAAGGCTACATCGACCTGGGCCGTGAGCTCTCCAGCCTGCACTCGCTGCTCTGGGAGGCTGTCAGCCAGCTCGAACAG AGCATCGTATCCAAACTGGGCCCCCTGCCTCGGATCCTAAGGGACGTCCATACAGCACTAAGCACCCCAGGCAGTGGGCAGCTCGCAGGGACCAACGACCTGGCCTCCACGCCTGGCTctggcagcagcagcatctcGGCCGGGCTGCAGAAGATGGTGATTGAGAATGATCTCTCTGG TCTGATAGATTTCACCCGGTTACCGTCTCCAACCCCCGAAAACAAGGACTTGTTTTTTGTCACAAGGTCCTCCGGGGTCCAGCCCTCACCTGCCCGCAGCTCAAGTTACTCGGAAGCCAACGAACCTGATCTTCAGATGGCCAACGGTGGCAAGAGCCTGTCCATGGTGGACCTCCAAGACGCTCGCACGCTGGACGGGGAGGCGGGTTCCCCGGCGGGGCCCGACGCCCTCGCTGCCGACGGGCAGGCCCCTGCAACTCAGCTGGTGGCTGGGTGGCCAGCCCGGGCAGCCCCAGTGAACCTGGCAGGGCTGGCCACAGTGCGGCGGGCAGGCCAGACGCCAACCACACCGGGCACCTCTGAGGGcgcaccaggccggccccagttGTTGGCACCACTCTCCTTCCAGAACCCTGTGTACCAGATGGCGGCCGGCCTGCCTCTGTCGCCCCGCGGCCTTGGCGACTCGGGCTCTGAGGGCCACAGCTCCCTGAGCTCCCACAGCAACAGCGAGGAGTTGGCAGCTGCTGCCAAGCTGGGAAGTTTCAGCAGTGCCGCCGAGGAGCTCGGGCGACGGCCGGGGGAGCTGGCGCGGAGGCAGATGTCACTGACTGAAAAGGGCGGGCAGCCCACGGTGCCACGGCAGAACAGTGCCGGCCCCCAGCGGAGGATCGACCAGccgccgcccccacccccgcccccgcccccggccccccGTGGCCGGACGCCGCCCACCCTGCTGAGCACCTTGCAGTACCCGCGGCCCTCGAGCGGAACCCTGGCGTCGGCCTCCCCTGACTGGGCTGGCCCCGGAGCCCGGCTCCGGCAGCAGTCGTCCTCCTCCAAGGGCGACAGCCCCGAGCTGAAGCCTCGCGCAGTGCATAAACAG GGCCCTTCACCCGTGAGCCCCAATGCCCTGGACCGCACGGCCGCTTGGCTCTTGACCATGAACGCGCAGTTAGAAGACGAGGGCCTGGGCCCAGACCCCCCCCACAGGGATAGGCTAAGGAGTAAGGAGGAGCTCAGCCAAGCAGAAAAG GACCTGGCAGTGCTGCAGGACAAGTTGCGAATCTCCAACAAAAAGCTGGAGGAGTACGAGACCCTGTTCAAGTGCCAGGAGGAGACGACGCAGAAACTGGTGCTGGAGTACCAGGCGCGGCTGGAAGAGGGTGAGGAGCGGCTGCGACGGCAGCAGGAGGACAAGGACATCCAGATGAAGGGCATCATCAGCAG GTTGATGTCTGTGGAGGAGGAGCTGAAGAAGGACCACGCAGAGATGCAAGCAGCTGTAGACTCCAAACAGAAGATCATTGATGCCCAG GAGAAGCGCATTGCCTCCCTGGACGCCGCCAACGCCCGCCTCATGAGCGCCCTGACTCAGCTCAAAGAGAGGTACAGCATGCAGACCCGTAACGGCATCTCCCCCACCAACCCCACCAAATTGCAGATTACTGAGAACGGCGAGTTCAGAAACAGCAGCAATTGTTAA
- the DAB2IP gene encoding disabled homolog 2-interacting protein isoform X3, with product MEPDSLLDQDDSYESPQERPGSRRSLPGSLSEKSPSMEPSAATPFRVTGFLSRRLKGSIKRTKSQPKLDRNHSFRHILPGFRSATAAATASSAADNERSHLMPRLKESRSHESLLSPSNAVDALDLSMEDDVVIKPVHSSLLGQDYCFEVTTSSGSKCFSCRSAAERDKWMENLRRAVHPNKDNSRRVEHVLKLWVIEAKDLPAKKKYLCELCLDDVLYARTTGKLKTDNVFWGEHFEFHNLPPLRTVTVHLYRETDKKKKKERNSYLGLVSLPATSVAGRQFVEKWYPVVTPNPKGGKGPGPMIRIKARYQTITILPMEMYKEFAEHITNHYLGLCAALEPILSAKTKEEMASALVHILQSTGKVKDFLTDLMMSEVDRCGDNEHLIFRENTLATKAIEEYLKLVGQKYLQDALGEFIKALYESDENCEVDPSKCTAADLPEHQSNLKMCCELAFCKIINSYCVFPRELKEVFASWRQECSSRGRPDISERLISASLFLRFLCPAIMSPSLFHLLQEYPDDRTARTLTLIAKVTQNLANFAKFGSKEEYMSFMNQFLEHEWTNMQRFLLEISNPETISNTAGFEGYIDLGRELSSLHSLLWEAVSQLEQSIVSKLGPLPRILRDVHTALSTPGSGQLAGTNDLASTPGSGSSSISAGLQKMVIENDLSGLIDFTRLPSPTPENKDLFFVTRSSGVQPSPARSSSYSEANEPDLQMANGGKSLSMVDLQDARTLDGEAGSPAGPDALAADGQAPATQLVAGWPARAAPVNLAGLATVRRAGQTPTTPGTSEGAPGRPQLLAPLSFQNPVYQMAAGLPLSPRGLGDSGSEGHSSLSSHSNSEELAAAAKLGSFSSAAEELGRRPGELARRQMSLTEKGGQPTVPRQNSAGPQRRIDQPPPPPPPPPPAPRGRTPPTLLSTLQYPRPSSGTLASASPDWAGPGARLRQQSSSSKGDSPELKPRAVHKQGPSPVSPNALDRTAAWLLTMNAQLEDEGLGPDPPHRDRLRSKEELSQAEKDLAVLQDKLRISNKKLEEYETLFKCQEETTQKLVLEYQARLEEGEERLRRQQEDKDIQMKGIISRLMSVEEELKKDHAEMQAAVDSKQKIIDAQEKRIASLDAANARLMSALTQLKERYSMQTRNGISPTNPTKLQITENGEFRNSSNC from the exons GTCCCATCTGATGCCGAGGCTGAAAGAGTCTCGCTCCCACGAGTCCCTGCTCAGCCCCAGCAACGCAGTGGACGCGCTGGACCTCAGCATGGAGGACGACGTGGTCATCAAGCCTGTTCACAGCAGCCTCCTGGGCCAGGACTACTGCTTCGAG GTGACAACGTCGTCAGGAAGCAAGTGCTTCTCCTGCCGGTCAGCAGCCGAGCGGGATAAGTGGATGGAGAACCTGCGGCGAGCGGTACACCCCAACAAG GACAACAGCCGGCGTGTGGAGCACGTCCTGAAGCTGTGGGTGATCGAAGCCAAGGACCTGCCGGCCAAGAAGAAGTACCTGTGCGAGCTGTGCCTGGACGACGTGCTCTACGCCCGCACCACGGGCAAGCTCAAGACGGACAATGTCTTCTGGGGCGAGCACTTTGAGTTCCACAACCTGCCGCCCCTGCGCACCGTCACCGTCCACCTGTACCGGGAGACcgacaagaagaagaagaaggaacgCAACAGTTACCTGGGCCTGGTGAGCCTGCCCGCCACCTCGGTGGCCGGGCGGCAGTTCGTGGAAAAGTGGTACCCGGTGGTGACGCCCAACCCCAAGGGCGGCAAGGGCCCCGGGCCCATGATCCGCATCAAGGCGCGTTACCAGACCATCACCATCCTGCCCATGGAGATGTACAAGGAGTTTGCCGAGCACATCACCAACCACTACCTGGGGCTCTGTGCGGCCCTCGAGCCCATCCTCAGTGCCAAGACCAAGGAGGAGATGGCGTCGGCCCTGGTGCACATCCTGCAGAGCACGGGCAAGGTGAAG GACTTCCTGACGGACCTGATGATGTCGGAGGTGGACCGCTGTGGGGACAACGAGCACCTCATCTTCCGGGAGAACACGCTGGCCACCAAGGCCATCGAGGAGTACCTCAAGCTGGTGGGCCAGAAGTACCTGCAGGACGCGCTAG GCGAGTTCATCAAAGCCCTATACGAGTCCGATGAGAACTGCGAAGTGGACCCGAGCAAGTGCACGGCCGCTGACCTCCCCGAGCACCAGAGCAACCTCAAGATGTGCTGCGAGCTGGCCTTCTGCAAGATCATCAACTCCTACTG CGTCTTCCCACGGGAGCTGAAGGAAGTGTTTGCCTCGTGGCGCCAGGAGTGCAGCAGCCGCGGCCGGCCGGACATCAGCGAGCGGCTCATCAGTGCCTCCCTGTTTCTGCGCTTCCTGTGCCCAGCCATCATGTCGCCCTCACTCTTCCATCTGCTGCAGGAGTACCCCGATGACCGCACAGCCCGCACCCTCACCCTCATCGCCAAGGTTACCCAGAACCTGGCCAACTTTGCCAA ATTTGGCAGCAAGGAAGAGTACATGTCTTTCATGAACCAGTTCCTGGAGCACGAGTGGACCAACATGCAACGGTTCCTCCTGGAGATTTCCAACCCTGAGACCATCTCCAACACAGCCGGCTTCGAAGGCTACATCGACCTGGGCCGTGAGCTCTCCAGCCTGCACTCGCTGCTCTGGGAGGCTGTCAGCCAGCTCGAACAG AGCATCGTATCCAAACTGGGCCCCCTGCCTCGGATCCTAAGGGACGTCCATACAGCACTAAGCACCCCAGGCAGTGGGCAGCTCGCAGGGACCAACGACCTGGCCTCCACGCCTGGCTctggcagcagcagcatctcGGCCGGGCTGCAGAAGATGGTGATTGAGAATGATCTCTCTGG TCTGATAGATTTCACCCGGTTACCGTCTCCAACCCCCGAAAACAAGGACTTGTTTTTTGTCACAAGGTCCTCCGGGGTCCAGCCCTCACCTGCCCGCAGCTCAAGTTACTCGGAAGCCAACGAACCTGATCTTCAGATGGCCAACGGTGGCAAGAGCCTGTCCATGGTGGACCTCCAAGACGCTCGCACGCTGGACGGGGAGGCGGGTTCCCCGGCGGGGCCCGACGCCCTCGCTGCCGACGGGCAGGCCCCTGCAACTCAGCTGGTGGCTGGGTGGCCAGCCCGGGCAGCCCCAGTGAACCTGGCAGGGCTGGCCACAGTGCGGCGGGCAGGCCAGACGCCAACCACACCGGGCACCTCTGAGGGcgcaccaggccggccccagttGTTGGCACCACTCTCCTTCCAGAACCCTGTGTACCAGATGGCGGCCGGCCTGCCTCTGTCGCCCCGCGGCCTTGGCGACTCGGGCTCTGAGGGCCACAGCTCCCTGAGCTCCCACAGCAACAGCGAGGAGTTGGCAGCTGCTGCCAAGCTGGGAAGTTTCAGCAGTGCCGCCGAGGAGCTCGGGCGACGGCCGGGGGAGCTGGCGCGGAGGCAGATGTCACTGACTGAAAAGGGCGGGCAGCCCACGGTGCCACGGCAGAACAGTGCCGGCCCCCAGCGGAGGATCGACCAGccgccgcccccacccccgcccccgcccccggccccccGTGGCCGGACGCCGCCCACCCTGCTGAGCACCTTGCAGTACCCGCGGCCCTCGAGCGGAACCCTGGCGTCGGCCTCCCCTGACTGGGCTGGCCCCGGAGCCCGGCTCCGGCAGCAGTCGTCCTCCTCCAAGGGCGACAGCCCCGAGCTGAAGCCTCGCGCAGTGCATAAACAG GGCCCTTCACCCGTGAGCCCCAATGCCCTGGACCGCACGGCCGCTTGGCTCTTGACCATGAACGCGCAGTTAGAAGACGAGGGCCTGGGCCCAGACCCCCCCCACAGGGATAGGCTAAGGAGTAAGGAGGAGCTCAGCCAAGCAGAAAAG GACCTGGCAGTGCTGCAGGACAAGTTGCGAATCTCCAACAAAAAGCTGGAGGAGTACGAGACCCTGTTCAAGTGCCAGGAGGAGACGACGCAGAAACTGGTGCTGGAGTACCAGGCGCGGCTGGAAGAGGGTGAGGAGCGGCTGCGACGGCAGCAGGAGGACAAGGACATCCAGATGAAGGGCATCATCAGCAG GTTGATGTCTGTGGAGGAGGAGCTGAAGAAGGACCACGCAGAGATGCAAGCAGCTGTAGACTCCAAACAGAAGATCATTGATGCCCAG GAGAAGCGCATTGCCTCCCTGGACGCCGCCAACGCCCGCCTCATGAGCGCCCTGACTCAGCTCAAAGAGAGGTACAGCATGCAGACCCGTAACGGCATCTCCCCCACCAACCCCACCAAATTGCAGATTACTGAGAACGGCGAGTTCAGAAACAGCAGCAATTGTTAA